Proteins from a genomic interval of Niabella soli DSM 19437:
- a CDS encoding RagB/SusD family nutrient uptake outer membrane protein has protein sequence MKQYIYKGLKTKLIVAFVAGVTLFSCAKKLDLYPLDQYANDIFWTSEANVNIALTALYKGNIQMQKSAEFSPTDWWSYNGLIFLEFATDNAYDRRGDNSNFNKLTNGTLTSNVGDYPNYWVNSYSRIARCNYFLENIDKAVSVSETTKERTKSEARFLRAAQYLYLSTYFGAVPLITKVLRPAEANQVTKTPLAEVQAFVETELTAAAAGLPNAAKLPASERGRATRQAALAFLGRLYLTMENWQQAATTYKTIIDFNENSIDPDYASLFNGTNESSKEIIFATQYVVDLAPNGMLQHFYPAMAAGWGIFCPLGSLAESYDFNDGSAFSYGSPLYKAGDFTANRDPRLAYNILCNNMLFKGKPYISHPDSTASPDQLTLSKQATRTGYSMRKFSYDGFSGGDLQNSGIDLPIIRYSEVLLSYLEAEIHLGTIDQALLDATINKVRGRASVAMPPVKETNAGGLLPILKKERRNELAFEGIRLWDLYRWKDAVTLLNGDFYGASFPGAKSLRKAPAGAADPNSRWYVTTKAFKAANYPWPVPQSEVNNNPNLK, from the coding sequence ATGAAACAATATATATACAAAGGCCTTAAAACAAAACTGATCGTTGCTTTTGTTGCCGGTGTTACCCTGTTCTCTTGTGCAAAGAAACTTGATCTTTACCCCCTGGACCAATACGCAAATGATATTTTCTGGACAAGCGAAGCAAATGTAAATATTGCATTAACGGCGTTGTATAAGGGAAATATTCAAATGCAGAAATCTGCAGAGTTCAGCCCTACTGATTGGTGGTCTTATAACGGGTTAATTTTTCTGGAATTTGCCACGGATAATGCTTACGACAGAAGAGGGGATAATTCCAATTTCAATAAACTAACCAATGGTACGCTTACTTCCAATGTAGGGGACTATCCAAATTACTGGGTTAACAGCTATTCCCGCATAGCGCGATGTAATTATTTTCTTGAGAATATTGATAAAGCTGTATCCGTAAGTGAAACAACCAAAGAGCGTACAAAATCGGAGGCCCGGTTTTTACGGGCCGCTCAATATTTATATTTGAGCACGTATTTTGGAGCAGTACCCCTGATAACAAAAGTGCTGCGACCCGCAGAAGCCAACCAGGTAACGAAGACACCTTTAGCCGAAGTACAAGCTTTTGTGGAAACTGAATTAACAGCGGCGGCGGCAGGGCTTCCTAATGCGGCAAAGCTGCCTGCATCAGAACGGGGCCGGGCTACACGGCAGGCCGCGCTGGCCTTTTTGGGAAGGCTGTACCTGACCATGGAAAACTGGCAGCAGGCAGCGACTACCTATAAAACAATTATTGACTTCAACGAAAATAGTATTGATCCCGATTACGCAAGTCTTTTCAACGGAACAAATGAAAGCAGCAAGGAAATTATTTTTGCTACACAATATGTAGTGGACCTGGCGCCCAATGGAATGTTACAGCATTTTTATCCTGCAATGGCTGCCGGTTGGGGTATTTTTTGCCCCCTGGGCAGTTTGGCCGAGTCTTACGATTTTAATGATGGTTCTGCTTTTTCTTACGGCAGCCCCCTATATAAAGCCGGAGATTTTACGGCGAACAGGGATCCCCGGCTTGCCTATAACATCCTGTGCAATAATATGCTCTTCAAAGGAAAGCCTTATATCAGTCATCCGGACAGTACCGCATCCCCCGACCAGCTTACCTTAAGCAAGCAAGCCACCAGAACGGGGTACAGCATGCGAAAGTTTAGTTATGACGGGTTCAGCGGCGGCGACCTGCAGAATTCAGGTATTGATCTGCCTATTATCCGTTATTCAGAAGTACTTTTGAGTTACCTGGAAGCGGAAATTCATTTAGGAACAATAGATCAGGCGTTACTGGACGCCACTATAAACAAAGTGCGCGGCCGGGCATCGGTTGCAATGCCTCCGGTTAAGGAAACAAATGCTGGCGGTTTATTACCTATTCTTAAAAAAGAAAGAAGAAATGAACTGGCCTTTGAAGGTATCCGGTTATGGGATTTGTATCGTTGGAAAGATGCCGTTACTTTGCTGAATGGCGATTTTTACGGCGCGTCTTTCCCCGGAGCAAAAAGCTTGCGTAAGGCACCCGCTGGCGCCGCCGACCCCAACAGCAGATGGTATGTTACCACAAAAGCATTTAAAGCGGCTAATTATCCGTGGCCTGTCCCGCAATCGGAAGTAAACAATAATCCTAACCTGAAATAA
- a CDS encoding nitrilase family protein: protein MSLQISLIQTDLHWEDKAANRAMLEQKIESIPHTQVVVLPEMFSTGFSMQPALLAETMEGPTVQWMKEVATKNKIILTGSLIIKEADAYYNRLIWMLPNGQYGTYDKRHLFAFANEDAQYTPGNKRLITSVNGWKLHMQVCYDLRFPVWARQSPPKDEDARETEYDVLVNVANWPQRRSLAWKTLLQARAIENQCFVVGVNRVGTDGKGIYHSGDSMVIDPLGEILYHKTDEEDIFTITLHKTKLDEVRTKFPFLRDADGFGIY from the coding sequence ATGTCTTTACAAATATCGCTTATTCAAACAGACCTTCACTGGGAAGATAAAGCAGCCAACCGGGCGATGCTGGAACAAAAGATTGAAAGCATTCCTCATACACAGGTAGTGGTATTGCCCGAAATGTTTTCCACGGGTTTTTCCATGCAGCCGGCGCTGCTCGCTGAAACGATGGAGGGTCCTACCGTTCAGTGGATGAAGGAAGTGGCTACAAAAAACAAGATCATTCTTACTGGTAGCCTCATCATCAAAGAGGCAGACGCTTATTATAATCGCCTCATCTGGATGCTGCCCAACGGGCAATACGGCACTTATGATAAGCGCCATCTTTTTGCTTTTGCAAATGAGGATGCACAGTATACACCGGGAAATAAGCGGCTGATCACATCCGTAAACGGCTGGAAGCTGCATATGCAGGTATGTTATGATCTTCGCTTCCCCGTTTGGGCCCGTCAATCGCCACCCAAGGATGAGGATGCCCGTGAAACGGAATATGATGTACTCGTCAATGTGGCCAACTGGCCGCAACGTCGCAGTTTAGCCTGGAAAACCTTGCTACAGGCCCGCGCCATAGAGAACCAGTGTTTTGTGGTGGGCGTAAACCGGGTAGGAACGGATGGTAAAGGCATTTATCACAGCGGGGATAGTATGGTAATTGACCCCTTAGGTGAAATTCTTTATCATAAAACAGATGAAGAAGATATTTTTACGATTACGCTGCATAAAACAAAGCTGGACGAAGTACGGACGAAGTTTCCCTTTTTGAGGGATGCGGATGGGTTTGGGATTTATTAA
- a CDS encoding arylsulfatase: protein MKKISWIALLISCCAVVAAQQRPNVIYIYADDLGYGELGCYGQQKIKTPNLDKMAGEGIRFTRHYSGTPVCAPARCMLLTGKNGGHSYIRGNYELGGFPDSLEGGQMPLPEGSFTLGHLFKKAGYTTGAIGKWGLGMPQTTGDPQRQGFDYFYGYLDQKQAHNYYPSHLWENGKWDTLDNPYINVHIPLNPATATDADFEKYIGKTYAIDKMTEKALAFIKKNKDRPFFLYLPYTIPHASLQVPQQYINLYKGQFDEKPYYGQNGYAPAKYPLSAYAGMITCLDDQVGLVLKTIKSLGLDGNTIILFSSDNGTTFNGGVNARFFNSEQGLRGLKMDVYEGGFREPFIARWPGHIPAGRISDLLSVQYDMMPTFSALLAQPIPVVTDGISILPELLGKSGQQQHKYLYFEYPEKGGQVAIRMGKWKGVRTGVEANRKAPWQLYDLEKDRSEQNNLAANYPEIIKEFDVIEKREHNHPHIRDWEFIDPKIMKK from the coding sequence ATGAAAAAAATTAGCTGGATCGCATTATTGATTTCCTGTTGTGCTGTTGTTGCGGCACAACAAAGGCCGAATGTAATTTACATCTATGCCGATGACCTTGGTTACGGAGAACTGGGTTGCTATGGGCAGCAAAAAATAAAAACGCCCAACCTGGATAAAATGGCAGGTGAAGGCATCCGGTTTACCCGGCATTATTCGGGTACGCCGGTTTGTGCCCCTGCCCGGTGCATGCTGCTTACCGGAAAGAATGGCGGCCATTCCTATATACGCGGAAATTATGAGCTGGGCGGTTTTCCAGACAGTTTGGAGGGCGGGCAAATGCCTTTGCCGGAAGGATCCTTTACGTTAGGGCATCTGTTTAAAAAAGCTGGCTACACCACCGGAGCAATTGGTAAATGGGGTTTGGGGATGCCGCAAACCACCGGCGATCCGCAACGGCAGGGCTTTGATTATTTTTACGGCTACCTGGATCAGAAACAGGCGCATAATTATTACCCCTCTCATTTATGGGAAAACGGGAAATGGGATACGCTGGATAATCCCTATATTAATGTACATATACCGCTGAACCCGGCAACGGCAACCGATGCGGATTTTGAAAAATACATTGGCAAGACTTATGCAATTGATAAGATGACAGAAAAGGCATTGGCGTTTATCAAAAAGAATAAGGACCGGCCGTTCTTTTTATACCTGCCCTATACCATTCCGCATGCATCGCTGCAGGTGCCGCAGCAATATATTAATCTTTATAAAGGGCAGTTTGACGAGAAGCCCTATTATGGTCAAAACGGGTATGCGCCTGCAAAATATCCGCTATCCGCTTATGCCGGTATGATCACCTGCCTGGATGACCAGGTAGGATTGGTACTGAAAACCATAAAAAGCCTGGGGCTGGACGGCAACACGATCATCCTGTTTTCCAGCGATAACGGCACCACCTTTAATGGCGGGGTAAATGCCCGTTTTTTTAACAGCGAGCAGGGGTTGCGGGGGCTGAAAATGGATGTGTATGAGGGTGGGTTCCGGGAACCTTTTATTGCCCGCTGGCCCGGGCATATTCCTGCGGGCAGGATAAGCGATCTGTTGTCCGTGCAATATGATATGATGCCGACCTTTTCAGCACTACTGGCGCAGCCCATACCCGTGGTGACCGACGGAATTTCCATTTTACCGGAATTACTGGGAAAATCCGGTCAGCAACAGCATAAATATCTGTATTTTGAATATCCTGAAAAAGGAGGCCAGGTGGCTATCCGTATGGGCAAATGGAAGGGCGTGCGTACCGGCGTGGAAGCCAACAGGAAAGCGCCCTGGCAATTATACGACCTGGAGAAAGACCGGAGCGAACAGAATAATCTTGCGGCAAATTATCCGGAAATAATAAAAGAATTTGATGTAATTGAAAAAAGAGAGCATAACCATCCGCATATCCGTGATTGGGAGTTTATCGATCCCAAAATAATGAAAAAATAA
- a CDS encoding sterol desaturase family protein, producing MYSYYEQILLLFSTPFYIVIIGAEILLSSLHFHKRTYSFRDTLTNIYLTIANGLIDMAFKLGYLWVLVQVFNHSPFKSWHPGFIYWTALLVAEDFTYYWLHRFDHELRFLWAVHVTHHSSQKFNFSVGFRSSVFEPLYRFVFFIPLAWAGFKPLDILFMYSATQIWGTLVHTELVGKLGWLEKIFVTPSHHRVHHGSNPKYLDKNMGMFLIVWDKLFHTFQEELPETEYAPIQYGLTKNLENPNAFTVIFHEWIQIYRDIMQKGLTLKQRINYIFGPPGYSHNGSRKTSRQMEREEAECSRRSAQICEEISANQRESEKKNPLSIYRNAENQ from the coding sequence GTGTACAGTTATTACGAACAAATATTACTGCTTTTCTCGACCCCTTTTTATATTGTAATCATCGGGGCAGAAATTTTATTATCCAGCCTCCATTTTCACAAAAGAACTTATTCCTTTAGAGACACGCTCACCAATATTTACCTCACCATTGCAAACGGGTTGATTGATATGGCCTTTAAACTCGGCTATCTCTGGGTATTGGTTCAGGTGTTCAACCACAGCCCTTTTAAAAGCTGGCATCCGGGTTTTATTTATTGGACCGCATTACTGGTGGCGGAAGATTTTACCTATTACTGGCTGCACCGGTTCGATCATGAGCTGCGTTTCTTATGGGCCGTACATGTAACCCATCACAGCTCCCAAAAGTTTAATTTCAGCGTGGGGTTCCGTTCTTCTGTTTTTGAACCCTTGTACCGGTTTGTTTTTTTTATTCCGCTTGCCTGGGCCGGTTTTAAGCCTTTGGATATTCTTTTCATGTACTCCGCCACCCAGATCTGGGGCACCCTGGTGCATACGGAACTGGTAGGCAAACTGGGCTGGCTGGAAAAAATTTTTGTTACTCCCTCGCATCACCGCGTGCACCATGGGTCCAATCCAAAATACCTGGATAAGAATATGGGAATGTTCCTGATCGTTTGGGACAAGCTCTTTCACACGTTCCAAGAAGAATTGCCTGAAACAGAATATGCGCCTATTCAATACGGACTTACAAAGAATCTTGAAAATCCCAATGCCTTCACCGTCATATTTCATGAATGGATACAGATCTACAGGGATATAATGCAAAAAGGGCTTACCCTGAAACAGAGAATCAATTATATCTTTGGACCGCCGGGATACAGTCATAACGGCAGCCGGAAAACCAGCCGGCAAATGGAACGGGAAGAGGCGGAGTGTTCCCGCAGATCAGCGCAGATTTGCGAAGAGATCAGCGCAAATCAGCGGGAATCCGAGAAAAAAAATCCGCTTTCGATTTATCGGAATGCGGAAAATCAATGA
- a CDS encoding PadR family transcriptional regulator, with the protein MNKANLYKGCLEPIILKLLGDNGRMYGYEITQRVKKLTAGELKITEGALYPLLHRLEAEGVLEVETENMGNRVRKYYSLTKAGKKEQVRSLSELEAFKSTLQLIFNPKLA; encoded by the coding sequence GTGAACAAAGCCAATTTATACAAAGGGTGCCTGGAACCTATTATTTTAAAGCTGCTGGGCGACAATGGCCGGATGTATGGCTATGAGATCACCCAAAGGGTAAAAAAGCTGACCGCCGGCGAATTAAAAATTACTGAGGGCGCGCTGTATCCGTTACTGCACCGGCTGGAAGCGGAGGGCGTATTGGAAGTGGAAACTGAAAATATGGGCAACCGGGTGCGCAAATATTACTCGCTTACAAAGGCGGGAAAAAAAGAGCAGGTAAGATCCTTATCTGAACTGGAGGCCTTTAAAAGCACGTTACAACTGATTTTTAATCCAAAACTCGCCTGA
- a CDS encoding sulfatase-like hydrolase/transferase: MKKNLIIIILVLGCFLTGAAQNKRTAQRPNVIIINADDLGYGDLSCYGATKIQTPNVDRLAADGIRFTNAHSTSATCTPSRYALLTGRYPWRREGTHILPGDAALIIPTDRTTLPLLFEKAGYQTGLVGKWHLGLGNTVEKNWNAPIKPGPNEVGFGYSFIFPATADRVPTIFVENGKVVAADAADPIMVDYKKKIGNDPTGREHPELLKMQSSPGQGHDNTIVNGIGRIGWMSGGYKARWTDEEMPLTFLEKAKQFINENKARPFFLYYTLTEPHVPRMPSTMFKGKSGLGYRGDAILQLDWAVGQIMKELELQGIAQNTIVIFTSDNGPVLDDGYQDEAVTKLNGHTPWGIYRGGKYSSFEAGTRLPFIIKWPGKAQRMISGALVSQIDFLASFGALLNQSIPKSDAQDSEDLLNAFLGKTKTGRKVLVEQGVNSLALVQGNWKYIEPNAGAPLSRLVNIETGNSPDPQLYDLAADPSERNNLAAKHPEKVKAMVAALEEIRNKKK; encoded by the coding sequence ATGAAAAAGAATCTGATCATTATCATTTTGGTGTTGGGCTGTTTTTTGACAGGTGCCGCGCAAAATAAAAGAACGGCGCAGCGTCCCAATGTCATTATCATCAATGCCGATGATCTTGGCTATGGTGATCTAAGCTGCTATGGCGCCACAAAGATCCAAACGCCTAATGTTGACAGGCTGGCGGCAGATGGCATTCGTTTTACGAACGCGCACAGTACGTCTGCCACCTGTACGCCATCGCGCTATGCATTGCTTACGGGCCGCTATCCCTGGCGGCGGGAGGGTACGCATATTCTGCCCGGGGATGCAGCATTAATTATTCCTACCGATCGCACCACGCTACCCTTATTATTTGAAAAGGCCGGCTATCAAACCGGATTGGTGGGTAAATGGCACCTGGGTCTGGGAAATACAGTTGAAAAGAACTGGAACGCCCCTATTAAACCCGGTCCCAATGAAGTGGGCTTTGGCTATTCCTTTATTTTCCCGGCAACGGCAGACCGCGTCCCTACTATTTTTGTAGAAAACGGCAAGGTGGTGGCCGCCGACGCAGCAGATCCGATTATGGTGGATTATAAAAAGAAAATAGGTAATGATCCTACCGGAAGAGAGCACCCGGAATTGCTGAAGATGCAATCGTCCCCGGGTCAGGGGCACGATAATACGATTGTGAATGGCATTGGCCGCATTGGCTGGATGAGTGGCGGCTATAAAGCCCGCTGGACCGATGAGGAAATGCCGCTTACTTTTTTGGAAAAGGCAAAACAGTTCATCAATGAAAACAAGGCCCGCCCTTTCTTCTTATACTATACCCTTACCGAGCCGCATGTGCCCCGGATGCCGTCCACGATGTTTAAAGGTAAAAGCGGACTGGGCTATCGTGGGGACGCTATTTTGCAGCTGGACTGGGCGGTTGGACAGATCATGAAAGAACTGGAATTACAGGGAATAGCACAAAATACCATTGTGATTTTTACAAGTGATAACGGCCCGGTACTGGACGATGGTTACCAGGACGAGGCCGTAACCAAACTAAACGGTCATACACCCTGGGGGATCTATCGGGGTGGCAAGTACAGTTCCTTTGAAGCGGGAACAAGACTTCCGTTCATTATAAAATGGCCCGGAAAAGCGCAACGGATGATATCCGGTGCCCTGGTTTCCCAAATAGACTTTTTGGCTTCATTTGGCGCGCTGCTTAATCAATCCATACCAAAAAGCGATGCGCAGGATAGCGAAGACCTGTTAAATGCTTTTTTGGGAAAAACAAAAACCGGCCGCAAGGTATTGGTGGAACAGGGGGTTAATTCCCTGGCACTGGTACAGGGTAACTGGAAATATATCGAACCCAATGCCGGAGCCCCTTTGAGCCGGCTGGTAAATATAGAAACCGGTAACAGTCCCGATCCGCAGCTCTATGATCTTGCTGCAGATCCTTCTGAAAGAAATAATCTGGCAGCAAAACATCCCGAAAAAGTAAAAGCCATGGTAGCAGCACTTGAAGAGATCAGAAATAAAAAGAAATGA